Proteins from a genomic interval of Piscinibacter sp. HJYY11:
- the sctL gene encoding type III secretion system stator protein SctL codes for MGLAFLITSENLQLLSERKVLKEAEYSALLDASAVVDAARREARRIVQQAQQQAEAARREGYEEGLRSAKAEYAQRLVADTLASQRQLHALRSSMAHIVVKAVGQFIGEADPAALLEAALKRVDTLVRHEPFITVRVAPAQEAALGQALARLRNEVQWSMPVTVTPDATLGEGTCVLQTASGTLEVGVAAQMEAFRRALERNMPGVGAG; via the coding sequence ATGGGACTGGCTTTTCTGATCACGAGCGAGAACCTGCAGCTCCTGAGCGAGCGCAAGGTGCTCAAGGAGGCCGAATATTCGGCCCTGCTCGATGCGTCGGCCGTGGTCGACGCGGCCCGTCGCGAAGCGCGGCGCATCGTCCAGCAAGCGCAACAGCAGGCCGAAGCCGCACGCCGCGAGGGATACGAGGAAGGCCTGCGCTCGGCCAAGGCCGAGTACGCGCAACGCCTGGTGGCCGACACCCTGGCCTCTCAGCGCCAGCTGCATGCGCTGCGCTCGTCGATGGCGCACATCGTCGTCAAGGCGGTGGGCCAGTTCATCGGCGAGGCCGATCCGGCCGCGCTGCTCGAGGCCGCCCTGAAGCGGGTCGACACGCTCGTGCGCCACGAACCCTTCATCACCGTGCGCGTGGCACCGGCACAGGAAGCCGCGCTGGGCCAGGCCCTTGCGCGCCTGCGCAACGAGGTGCAATGGAGCATGCCGGTGACGGTGACGCCCGATGCCACGCTCGGCGAAGGGACCTGCGTGCTCCAGACGGCGTCGGGCACGCTCGAAGTCGGCGTCGCCGCGCAGATGGAAGCGTTCCGCCGCGCGCTCGAGCGCAACATGCCGGGCGTGGGAGCTGGATGA
- a CDS encoding type III secretion system protein, whose protein sequence is MASPTVAQPGPMDLVRLVTRFNLHPESGLHPSWLPASWPARHRVPSRYGPAGRAVLAELLQRRQASAANHPSGLDFQFDSRLKRLVLMDAASLRRLAAYMGFSVHLPLFKQRGGAGAQLRRQARRYDEDAVDFMLDRVPPLSELQMDHQPLLQRPLCAGRVAVQRGHRLLLAAAAPEGEAVLRRLQHKLPRRVSELGVPVLQPRQLQQLHELMLLCIVPERLPQWDWLF, encoded by the coding sequence ATGGCCTCCCCCACCGTCGCCCAGCCCGGGCCGATGGACCTGGTGCGCCTGGTCACGCGCTTCAACCTGCACCCCGAGAGCGGCCTGCACCCGAGCTGGCTGCCGGCCTCGTGGCCGGCGCGGCACCGGGTGCCGTCGCGCTACGGCCCGGCCGGCAGGGCTGTACTTGCTGAGCTGCTGCAGCGCCGCCAGGCCAGCGCCGCCAACCACCCGTCGGGCCTCGACTTCCAGTTCGACTCGCGCCTCAAGCGCCTGGTGCTGATGGACGCCGCCTCGCTGCGGCGGCTCGCGGCCTACATGGGCTTCAGCGTGCACCTGCCGCTCTTCAAGCAGCGCGGTGGCGCCGGCGCGCAGCTGCGCCGCCAGGCCCGGCGCTACGACGAGGATGCCGTCGACTTCATGCTCGACCGCGTGCCGCCCTTGAGCGAGCTGCAGATGGACCACCAGCCGCTGTTGCAGCGCCCGCTGTGCGCCGGCCGCGTGGCCGTGCAGCGTGGCCATCGGCTGCTGCTCGCGGCTGCGGCACCGGAAGGCGAGGCCGTGCTGCGCCGCCTGCAGCACAAGCTGCCGCGCCGAGTCTCCGAACTCGGCGTGCCCGTGCTGCAGCCCCGACAGCTGCAGCAACTCCATGAACTGATGCTGCTGTGCATCGTCCCCGAAAGGCTGCCGCAATGGGACTGGCTTTTCTGA